The Vibrio echinoideorum DNA window TCGTATTTAAGGCGTAATACCTCTTTGATTTTGTTCATTGGAGTTCTCTTTTTGGCCATTGTCGCTTCCTTTCCTTCTTGTTTAAGAAGTAAAGAATAGCGAGCTATTGATTTAAAAGAGAAAAAGGAAGGATTTCGGCCATTACGATCGCGGTTTTCGCTATTCCGATCACCGATTTCGGAGTTTGACTAAAAGTGATCGGATAATCGCGGAATCAGTGATCGGTTTAAACCGAAATGGGTGATCGGATAATCCCGAAATGACTGATCGGAATGCTCCGAAATATGCAGTATAAGGTTCCTCTTACTCATGAGTGCATGCAAGAGCAGGTCCGATTAAGCTATGGTGATGAATTCGTATAACAAATAAGGATTAATGTGTTGTGTAGCCAACACTGAATCCCGAGTGTTGAACAAGCCCGAAACCACTTTATTAAGTAAATTGTACGATTAGGTTTGAAGGGCACAGCGCCGTGAGGTTTTTCTCAAGGCGAGCGAGACCAAGATAAGGTTACGATAGTAATCTTATAAGTAAGTTAACCCATTTTCTGTTTCTTTTGTTGTCACGTCTCTTCTGATTTCGTCAATGCCATTCTCCTTATTGATGTAGTGGTCAACAAATTCCGGACACTGACTTAAGCCGATTTTCGGCATTTACTGGCGACAGCCCATCATTTGCTTGATGAGGCCGTTGCCGATTATAGTAACTCATCAGGTAATGGCTGATGTCTTTCTTAGCTTGAGCTTGTGTCAGGTAACCTGTTGCTGGTATCCACTCGGTTTTCAAGCTTCTAAATAGCCGCTCCATGGGAGCTTTGTCCCAACAATTACCACGACGACTCATGCTTTGAGTTATACGATATCGCCAAAGTCTTTGGCGATATTTACGGCTGCTATATTGGCAGCCTTGATCTGAATGGAACATCACGTTCTTCGGACATCCTCGTTGCTCCCAGGCCATCTCCAAAGCTTTAGATACTAATTCAGTATCGGGCTTATCGGATAAAGACCACCCCACAACGCGTCGGCTAAATAGGTCAAGCACTACCGCTAAATAGGTCCACTTCGAACCTGACCAAATATAAGTAATATCGCCACACCAAACACGATTCGGAGTACTGACAGAAAACTCACGCTTCAGTAGATTTGGAATATCTGGCCTTTCTACTTTTGCATGTCTATATCGATGCGAACCTGGCTGTTTACTCATTAAATCAGCTTCACGCATTATCTGGCGAACCTTGAATCGTCCGGCTTTTATGCCTTCTTCGCTCAGCATCGAGACAAGAGTACGGCTGCCAGCAGAGCCTCGACTCATGTTGAAGAGTTCTTTAATTTGGCTAGCTAGACGAATGCGACTGGCATCCGGCTTGCGTTGCTTAAACTCGTAGTAACAAGACGAAGCTACGTTGAACAGTTCGCAAAGCATTTTGACCGATTCATGCTCCCTCAACTTGTCTATTAACGAGAACGTTCGAGTTCGTCCGACATTAAGAGAGCGGTGGCCTTTTTTAATATGGATTTTTCTCGTTCTAGCCGGTTAATCCGGGCTTCTAACTCTTGGATTTTCTTTTGCTCAGGCGTGAGGGCTTTAGCCGTTGGAGTCATCCCACCTCGCTCAACTTTGAGTTGGTCGACCCATCGCCGTAAAGCCGTTTCACCTACGCCCATAGAGTTTGTTGTGGATTAGAAAATTTAGCTACATTGTTGGATCTCTAGGCATGAGGAAAAGTAAGGCAAGTTGCAGGGTTTGAAACTGAGTTCAATCCCTCTCTGGCTCACAATGGGGCAGAAGCGTGTTAGCTAATTCACTCCTCCAGACCTGACATTACTCAAAACAGATCAGACTTTATTAAAACTTAGCAAAATTTATTGTCCGTCGACATTTGCCATTTCAGGCTTTTGATTACACCTTCAAATTCTTCACGCTCGTCGAATTTTTTCTAGTTTTGGTTTTGTAGCGATGTAACTCCCAAGTCATTTGGGCCACCTTATCTGCCATGACAACATGCTCCGACTCTAACTGCTCATTCTTAGTTTTGAGCCTTTCGTTTTGCTTCAACACTTCCTGATATTTATCCTTTGAAACCTGAGCTTTTGACTTATTTTCCTTCGCCTTAACCACACCTACTTTCTTTGGATCTGAAAGGTACTTTTCTTTTTCTTCAAGCACCCTCCCCAACAACTCAGCATGATTCTTCAAAGAGCCGTTAGCCACACCCGCACGTTTTTCGACAGCGAACGGACTAATCTTTTTCCCTTCCTTCAAAAGTGCTTTAAAAGCGTTCTCTAGCTTTACAGCTACCGCTGCCATGCTTATACCTCTACTCTATATTTATCAAATTCAATGCCGTGATCTGACATCACCTTTTCAGCCGCCCTAATGTCATTAAGCTGAGTGGCTAAAGAGCTTTTATTAAACAAATTCATCTCTTTCATCTTTTCAATTTTAGCTATACAGCCCTCACGTCTTCTAACCCAATTCTCAGCTTCTCTTTTATTGACATTGAGGTTTTCACAATCTCGACCTACACACTTAGAAGACTCAAATAAGTGATTCATACTGCACGAGTCTCCTGCGAAGCAAGTACCAAAACCTGTTGATTTATTTGCGCCTTTTGTCTTACTGACCAGTTCATTAAACTCAGCAGAACTTTTTACTCCATCACCCTCAAAGGATTGTATGTATCCACCTGACTGCTCCTCAGGGTGCTCAATAATATCCTTCATGTAATCATGATGTTGTGCATTATATTGCTCTTCAATCTGCTTCTTGATTTCTGCTGGTTTTTGTATGCCCATGAGCGTCAAAACTTCTGAATGACTGGCATAAATGGCAGTCATAGATAGATTAATGTGCTTGAACTGATGTTTTAATGATGCGAGTGATACCAAACCATGCCCAACAGCAAAATGGGCAAATGTTCGTCTTAATGAGTGAGTTGAAACGTGCCAGTACAATTCTCCACTACCATTCTCTTTGATAGGGTAATATCTCTTTGGCACGACAGAATTTAATAGGTTATACAGTTCATCCATTTCATCTGGAATATAACGAATATCAATGTATTTGCTATAAAGCGCCCATAGACCCCTAATGTTAACAGTGTTTAATACTGCATCTTTTTGCTGGCGCTTTATATTGTCACCTCTGCCACCTAAGCCATCAAATGTAAACCGAGGCGCGAGGTGAATATCCCCCGATTCTGAGCGATAGTGGTCATTGAGTACAGATAACACCAACAATGCTTTTTCACAAATTGGTGCACACGCCCACGTATCCTCACGCGCCAGTTTTTCTAGCTTATTCGTCCATGACCGCATCGTACACAGTGTTATGCCATCAATATCGACCTCTTGGTATGAGGTACTGTCAATTTGTGTTAGTTCACTGTTTCTCATGCCTGTAAATGCTGAACACGCCCCAAAACATGCGCCTCGAATAACGTTAAACGCATTCACTGCCTGCCGTTCTGTAATGCCATTGCTTTTGGCATATTCCTTTACGTCCAACAACGGATTCTCTTTCTTATAAGCTTCTAGTACCGAGCGATGCGCTTGATTGCGATAAATCGCTTCAACCCCATCCTTTGCTTTTTCCATAAAATCATTAACGAGTTCATTTTCTGAGAGCTTGTTGAGTTGAGCCTTTTCTTTAATATCAACGCCAGTTGTCATCTCCTGATATAGCGCTTTTATTTCAGCGCCACTATCAATACTTGCCACCAATACGTTGTATTCACACTCAACATCACCATCAAAATCACGGCCATTTAAGAACTCTGTATACGCTGATTCCACGTCATTAATGATACGAGATAAATACTGCTCATAAATCACTGGAATTACTGTGGGGTGGTGCCCTTTGCCAGAGCCAGCAATTTTCTTTGCTAGACTTCTGGCTGTTTGCCCCTCTTGATATGGGATTTGAAAGCGATGAGATTCTGGAAAATACTGATTAACTTGTGTAAAGACACTCAAGGCATCTAGCTTATTTGCAATTGTTTTCTCTGCTTGGCCTTTCAGTGATTCGACCAATTGCGAAAAAACAATTTCATTGTTCAAGTAGCCAAAAGAGTCAATACTTGTGTCAAAAAACATTCTTAATGTGTGTTCAGTACAATGCTGTACTAGCCTTAAGCTCTCAATTTTACGAAAAGTATCAGCTCCTTCAACGTTCAATAACGCCCCTTTACCTCCCCATATTAACCAATACATTCTTTGTTTAAGTTCAATAAGTAGTTTGGGGTTATGCTTGGCACTTTGAAACGCTAGTTTGTACTCTGACTCAGATGCCTTTGTGGTATTAAATAAATCATTGAAATCCCAAGCATCATCCTCAAAGTAAGAGACTGGGCTACCATCTTTGTTTACACTTACCACGGTACGGTTCGTCGGCACAGGGTAGTCTGTAGTGGTTGGTAACGAATACTTATCAAACAAAGCGTGGTCGTGACTAATACTGAACATAGTTACCCCTTAAAGACATCTGAAATGGAATCTTCATCCCACAAAGGGTGACACCCTTGACGTTTGAGATAGGCTTCTGCTGCCTTTAGGTTGCGTTTTTTAAAGCGTTTTTTGATTTCTACGATGGAAGATTGAACCTCACTGAAGTTTTTAATGAAATGCGTTAAATCATTATGAGCGATTAACGCCTCTTTGAACCTCAGTTCAAAGGAAAGAAAACGCCAAATATCATGAACCTCATCGACAACGGCGAAGTTACGACACATAAAGCATTTAATGACATATCCACATCCCAAATCCTTTACATCGTCTTCTTCTAGCAACCCTGCATCCACATTCGTCTTTTGGAATTCACGTTTCTGAGGTGTGTCCTCGCCCTTACAGATACCACCATTGGATATATCATCAACAGTGTGCTTAGAGGCTGTTCTAAGTGCATCAGCCTCTTCAACGGATAAAACCTCACAATATTTAGCCTTTGTCTTTGCAATAGCGACCGTAGCGCCACCTGTCGGGTTCTGCGCATAAGCGTATAATGTCGCCCCGCCTACCGCCAGCTCTCTCCTTGCGATGGCCTTCGAGTTCTTGCCATATCTCGAATTATTCCAAGTGCTTTCTGATTGGTTACGTGAGCTTTCCATTGCTCCCGTCCGACCGTATTGACTCTCTGCATACTGCTTAATCGAGGACTTTAACCGCTCGAAACCAAGCTTAAAGTTTGGGTTGTTCGATACGGCCAACTTTAACGTTGTAGAGCGCTCTATCAATCCTTTAGCGTATCGATACAAGCCCATGGAGCTCGGTTTTTCACCGCTTCTGCGAACAAACAAGTAATGTTTATCCAACTTTAAATCTTCTGCGTTAAGTTTTGATAATTGAATGTGTTCTTCAAAAAAGGTTTTTGATGCAGCCCTTGGGGTAAATGAACGTGTTTCTTCTTTGTAACCACGAGTTTTCAAGCCCTTAACGGAGATGCGGTTTCCACCGATGTTATCGACTTTCCATTCATCTTCTAACACAAAGGTATTTAGAGCCTCTGTCAGACCTGCCGCCGTGTAATAGATGTATAGAAATACGGCATTATTTATTAAGCTATCAAACGCCAACCTTCTTTGAGAATCGCTAATAGATTCGTCCAGATAACACTTATTGAGCGCTTTTCTATCGGATAGAAGAGCGCGACCTATTTTCTTTAACTCTTTTTTGGTGTAGTTGTTCGAATCAAGAGAAGCAGAGTTAGTGTCAAGGTTTCGAAGTGCCTTGGGAATCACGCCCAAACCGAATTTCTTGAGCATCGAGCTGTATTTCGATGCCTCCCACCCGAGGGTTTTGGCCTTTTTAGGTTTGCCATGCAAGCCGACACCTGTTGTTCTTATTGAAAGCCACTGCGCTTGAATGTGGGCACTGGCGGATTCAGCGGATAACTCAACCTTTTGCTTTCCTTTCTTCTCATTAAAGGCGTGTGACAATATCGCTCTTATATCTCTAAAATACGCTACTTTCCCAGACTCAGCCCATCCAGACTGGTCAAACTTGGAGATAAGGAAACGAACATGCTTCTTGGTGCTGTATTGCAGTAATTCTTTAAAATCACAGGTAGTATTCGTGCCGTGGCCATTTTTCCACACAAACTTCCATTGATGAATCGTTGCTAACGGGTTGTCCGATTGCATTTCATCCGTTGGGATAGAGCGATAAATGCGAGCATTTTCTGGCTTGTTAACATCTATGTTATCGGTCATAAAATGCCATCCTCATCCAGTAAGTTCATCATTAATTCAGGCACTTGATTCTTAGTTGGATTTCCTTCCCAATG harbors:
- a CDS encoding site-specific integrase encodes the protein MFSISHDHALFDKYSLPTTTDYPVPTNRTVVSVNKDGSPVSYFEDDAWDFNDLFNTTKASESEYKLAFQSAKHNPKLLIELKQRMYWLIWGGKGALLNVEGADTFRKIESLRLVQHCTEHTLRMFFDTSIDSFGYLNNEIVFSQLVESLKGQAEKTIANKLDALSVFTQVNQYFPESHRFQIPYQEGQTARSLAKKIAGSGKGHHPTVIPVIYEQYLSRIINDVESAYTEFLNGRDFDGDVECEYNVLVASIDSGAEIKALYQEMTTGVDIKEKAQLNKLSENELVNDFMEKAKDGVEAIYRNQAHRSVLEAYKKENPLLDVKEYAKSNGITERQAVNAFNVIRGACFGACSAFTGMRNSELTQIDSTSYQEVDIDGITLCTMRSWTNKLEKLAREDTWACAPICEKALLVLSVLNDHYRSESGDIHLAPRFTFDGLGGRGDNIKRQQKDAVLNTVNIRGLWALYSKYIDIRYIPDEMDELYNLLNSVVPKRYYPIKENGSGELYWHVSTHSLRRTFAHFAVGHGLVSLASLKHQFKHINLSMTAIYASHSEVLTLMGIQKPAEIKKQIEEQYNAQHHDYMKDIIEHPEEQSGGYIQSFEGDGVKSSAEFNELVSKTKGANKSTGFGTCFAGDSCSMNHLFESSKCVGRDCENLNVNKREAENWVRRREGCIAKIEKMKEMNLFNKSSLATQLNDIRAAEKVMSDHGIEFDKYRVEV